The following proteins are co-located in the Calliphora vicina chromosome 2, idCalVici1.1, whole genome shotgun sequence genome:
- the LOC135951261 gene encoding apolipoprotein D-like produces the protein MWNHMSIFLVILFGCMYFARCQVPFPNTCPEVKIVDTFDLDRYMGTWYEYSKYPFIFEVGQKCQQAVYKNIGNDTVSVVNTGIYVIINKPNSAVGSAKVLAPGQLAVEFRNQKVDTANYLVLGTDYDNWVVVYSCRNISSYGHAKLLWILTRQRLPSDEAILAAKQVIKDNKLSETFLIKSTQTDCPNILYANGEDDQIAEASFSSTTSDDQTTLDFSSTSTERVVDTA, from the exons CATTTTTCTAGTCATACTTTTTGGCTGCATGTACTTTGCCAGATGTCAAGTACCATTTCCTAATACCTGTCCCGAAGTCAAAATAGTAGACACATTCGACTTAGAtaga TATATGGGCACCTGGTATGAGTACTCGAAATATCCATTTATATTTGAGGTGGGACAAAAGTGCCAACAGGCGGTTTAcaaaaatataggaaatgataccGTATCGGTAGTTAATACAGGGATTTATGTAAT aatCAACAAACCCAATAGTGCTGTTGGAAGTGCCAAAGTTTTAGCTCCCGGACAATTGGCAGTAGAATTTAGAAATC aaaaagttgacACTGCCAATTATTTGGTATTGGGGACCGATTACGATAACTGGGTTGTTGTCTACAGCTGTAGAAATATAAGTTCATATGGTCATGCTa AACTTCTATGGATTTTAACACGTCAACGTCTACCCTCTGATGAAGCTATTCTAGCTGCTAAGCAAGTCATAAAGGACAATAAACTATCGgagacatttttaataaaatcaactcAAACGGATTGTCCCAATATTTTGTACGCCAACGGTGAAGATGATCAAATCGCAGAAGCTTCTTTCTCCTCCACCACTAGCGATGACCAAACTACCCTAGATTTTTCATCTACATCAACCGAACGAGTTGTAGATACAGcatga